One segment of Candidatus Paceibacterota bacterium DNA contains the following:
- a CDS encoding sugar transferase produces the protein MTFSGKKEAFFLFFGDLLVFLASLWLTLFFRYQEIPGKEEFVNHLKPFSILFAVWFLVFFIAGLYEKHTLIFQSKLPNTLLHTQLANIVIAITFFYFIPFFGITPKTNLFIYLAISFILILFWRVKGQKFFYTSKRQNAMLVGHGEEMKELKEEVNNNERYGIKFISSVDLEEIDGLDFKEEVLKTVYSEEVSVIAIDLRSEKVESVLSNFYNLIFSKVKFVDMHKVYEDIFDRVPMSVLKYNWFLENISTVHNPTFDFVKRVTDIFAALVLGLVSFVFYPIVFLAVKLDDGGPVFFAQNRVGQNNKIFKILKFRSMTVDEPKKITKVGSFLRRTRIDELPQLWSVLKGDLSLIGPRPEIPEIAELYEKKVPYYNVRHLIKPGLSGWAQLYHQNPPKFNADFDETKTKLSYDLYYIKNRSLMLDLKIALKTLKALFMTSGI, from the coding sequence ATGACTTTTTCGGGTAAAAAAGAAGCGTTTTTTCTGTTTTTTGGGGACTTACTAGTCTTTTTGGCTTCTCTTTGGCTAACTTTGTTTTTTAGATATCAGGAAATTCCCGGAAAGGAAGAATTTGTTAACCACCTAAAACCATTTTCGATACTTTTTGCGGTTTGGTTTTTAGTGTTTTTTATCGCCGGACTTTATGAAAAACACACACTGATTTTTCAAAGTAAGCTACCAAACACCCTTCTGCATACTCAACTGGCAAATATTGTTATCGCTATCACTTTCTTTTATTTCATTCCCTTTTTTGGCATAACCCCAAAGACTAATCTCTTCATCTATCTCGCTATTTCTTTCATCCTGATTTTGTTTTGGAGAGTCAAAGGTCAAAAATTTTTCTATACCTCCAAGAGGCAAAATGCCATGCTAGTTGGCCACGGTGAAGAGATGAAAGAGTTGAAAGAAGAGGTTAATAATAACGAACGTTACGGAATAAAATTTATTTCCTCTGTTGATTTAGAAGAAATCGATGGCTTGGATTTTAAAGAAGAAGTGCTCAAGACTGTCTATTCCGAAGAAGTATCAGTTATCGCTATAGATTTGAGAAGTGAAAAGGTCGAGTCAGTTTTGTCTAATTTTTACAACCTCATATTTTCCAAGGTTAAATTTGTTGATATGCACAAAGTTTACGAAGATATTTTTGACCGAGTTCCGATGTCGGTTTTGAAATACAACTGGTTTTTGGAAAATATCTCTACTGTCCACAATCCGACCTTTGATTTTGTAAAAAGAGTCACTGACATATTTGCCGCTTTGGTTTTAGGATTAGTTTCTTTTGTCTTTTACCCAATTGTCTTTTTAGCTGTAAAACTTGATGATGGTGGGCCGGTGTTTTTTGCCCAAAATAGAGTTGGTCAGAACAATAAGATTTTTAAAATTTTAAAATTTCGGTCCATGACTGTTGATGAGCCGAAAAAAATAACCAAAGTTGGTAGTTTTTTGCGCCGGACCAGAATAGACGAATTGCCCCAGCTCTGGAGTGTATTGAAAGGGGATTTGTCCCTAATTGGACCTCGACCGGAGATTCCTGAAATCGCTGAACTTTATGAGAAAAAAGTGCCCTATTATAATGTTCGCCATCTTATAAAACCCGGACTTTCCGGTTGGGCGCAACTTTACCATCAAAATCCGCCGAAATTTAATGCTGATTTTGATGAAACTAAGACCAAGCTTTCTTATGATTTGTATTACATTAAAAATCGGTCTTTGATGCTTGATTTAAAAATTGCTTTAAAAACTCTGAAGGCGCTTTTTATGACAAGTGGAATTTAA
- a CDS encoding glycosyltransferase family 4 protein has protein sequence MGKGQKKRILYVITKGNFGGAQRYVFDLATNLPKEDFETVVAFGEGDILGKKLAEKSIRTIRLKNSQRNINPLKDFILFFELIRIYKKEKPNIIHLNSSKIGLLGALAAWFYNFLKPRAYRLKPIFTAHGWAFNDSKFFWQKFLWKFLQWLTVLMTNKTIAVSKKTVNDMNWPGTKKKIRLIYNGIRPIEFFEKDEARKKLLPQLKDRLWIGAISELHKNKGVDLLIEAFSKISNQFESAILIVCGKGEERKKLEKIIEKNNLKSKVFLLGYVENAQRYLKAFDIFVLPSRTEGLPYVILEAGLAGLPTLASEVGGIPEIIESGKNGLLFTPGEKEDLTKTLQDLLSEKGDWQKLGAELKNKILDEFRLENMVELTSSLYKI, from the coding sequence ATGGGGAAAGGGCAAAAAAAGAGGATTTTGTACGTAATTACAAAGGGTAATTTTGGAGGAGCGCAACGCTATGTTTTTGACTTGGCGACCAATTTGCCAAAAGAAGATTTTGAAACCGTCGTCGCTTTCGGTGAAGGTGACATTTTAGGAAAGAAATTGGCCGAAAAGAGTATTCGAACAATCCGATTAAAAAATTCTCAGAGGAACATAAACCCTCTCAAAGATTTTATTCTTTTTTTTGAGCTTATCCGAATTTATAAAAAAGAAAAACCAAATATTATCCACCTCAACAGCTCCAAAATTGGCCTTCTTGGAGCGCTAGCAGCTTGGTTTTATAATTTCCTAAAGCCTAGAGCCTATCGCCTAAAGCCTATCTTCACTGCTCACGGCTGGGCTTTCAACGACAGTAAGTTTTTCTGGCAAAAATTCCTTTGGAAATTTCTTCAATGGCTGACAGTTCTTATGACCAACAAAACAATCGCTGTTTCAAAAAAAACCGTAAACGATATGAATTGGCCGGGGACAAAAAAGAAGATTCGCTTAATTTATAACGGCATCCGGCCAATTGAGTTTTTTGAAAAAGATGAAGCGCGAAAAAAGCTTTTGCCCCAGTTAAAAGACAGGTTATGGATCGGCGCGATTTCCGAGCTTCACAAAAACAAAGGGGTGGATTTGCTGATCGAGGCCTTCTCTAAAATTTCCAACCAATTTGAAAGCGCTATCTTAATCGTTTGCGGCAAAGGTGAAGAAAGAAAGAAATTAGAAAAGATAATAGAAAAAAACAATCTGAAGAGTAAGGTTTTTTTGTTGGGCTACGTGGAAAACGCGCAAAGGTACTTAAAGGCCTTTGATATTTTTGTCCTACCATCGAGAACTGAAGGTTTACCTTACGTAATTCTAGAAGCCGGTTTGGCCGGATTGCCAACTCTTGCTTCGGAAGTTGGTGGGATCCCTGAAATAATTGAGAGTGGTAAAAACGGTCTACTTTTCACACCCGGAGAAAAAGAAGATTTGACAAAAACTCTGCAAGACTTGTTATCAGAAAAAGGTGATTGGCAAAAATTGGGGGCCGAATTAAAAAATAAGATTCTTGACGAGTTTAGATTGGAAAATATGGTAGAATTAACCTCAAGTTTATACAAAATTTAA
- the rodA gene encoding rod shape-determining protein RodA codes for MGELRPIVLKARSFFDIDWLLLSSALLISGAGLVTMHSFVEESPFFNRQIIWLSISLIVFFAFSLFDWRFLRRSSVTILIFLISFLTLFLLFFLGSTVKGAERWINFGIFSFQPTDPAKIALIILLAKYFSKRHIEIAHLKHVLVSGFYAFVLFLMIFLQPDFGSSIIIFFIWFGMVMVSGISKKHVLAVLLAAFLSLTFLWFFVLADYQKQRLMTFVNPLADIQGAGYHSLQSMIAVGSGQFFGKGIGFGTQSRLRFLPEYQTDFIFAAFAEEWGFFGVLILLGLFVVFFWRLIVNSIYGSSNFEILFAAGLSFWIISHFTVHVGMNIGILPITGITLPFMSYGGSHLLAEFAALGILMGMRKYRSAFHKDEKEEKILV; via the coding sequence ATGGGGGAATTAAGACCTATCGTACTGAAGGCCAGATCGTTTTTCGATATTGACTGGCTGTTATTATCGTCTGCTCTGTTAATCTCCGGCGCTGGTCTAGTTACAATGCATTCGTTTGTTGAAGAAAGCCCGTTCTTTAATCGGCAGATAATATGGCTTTCTATTTCTCTGATAGTTTTTTTCGCCTTCAGTCTTTTTGATTGGCGTTTTTTAAGAAGAAGTAGCGTTACCATATTGATATTTTTGATTTCTTTTTTAACTCTTTTTCTTCTTTTTTTTCTTGGTTCTACTGTTAAGGGTGCCGAGCGCTGGATTAACTTCGGAATTTTTTCTTTTCAACCAACCGATCCAGCAAAAATCGCACTGATCATACTTCTGGCCAAATATTTTTCTAAAAGGCACATTGAAATCGCTCACCTCAAGCATGTTTTAGTTTCTGGCTTTTACGCTTTTGTTTTGTTCCTGATGATTTTTTTACAGCCAGATTTTGGTTCGTCAATCATTATTTTTTTCATTTGGTTCGGAATGGTAATGGTTTCTGGTATTTCAAAAAAACACGTTCTGGCAGTACTTTTAGCCGCTTTTTTGTCACTAACTTTTCTGTGGTTTTTTGTTTTGGCTGACTATCAAAAACAACGCCTAATGACTTTTGTTAACCCACTAGCTGATATACAGGGCGCCGGCTACCACTCACTTCAGTCAATGATCGCTGTCGGTTCCGGTCAGTTTTTTGGCAAAGGAATTGGCTTTGGCACGCAGTCTAGGTTGAGATTTTTACCGGAATATCAGACCGATTTTATTTTTGCCGCTTTTGCTGAAGAGTGGGGTTTTTTTGGGGTTCTTATTCTACTTGGCCTTTTTGTTGTTTTTTTCTGGCGTTTGATTGTAAATTCAATTTATGGTTCGTCAAATTTTGAGATTTTGTTTGCCGCCGGTCTTTCTTTTTGGATAATAAGCCACTTTACTGTCCATGTCGGAATGAATATAGGAATTTTGCCAATCACCGGCATCACTTTGCCGTTTATGAGTTATGGCGGATCCCACTTACTCGCAGAATTTGCTGCGCTGGGAATCTTAATGGGCATGCGCAAATACAGGAGCGCTTTTCATAAGGACGAAAAAGAGGAAAAAATTTTAGTCTAA